The Impatiens glandulifera chromosome 8, dImpGla2.1, whole genome shotgun sequence genome includes a window with the following:
- the LOC124912322 gene encoding calmodulin-binding receptor-like cytoplasmic kinase 3 isoform X1 — protein sequence MVKEVCFCILLLALLPAILAHGSKQSTTTYRISRFACSNLKCYYHLIDKDRSNRKLLGDVSSKDDHKSSSSSPRNLTMAASGVLILCCGFLCPCFWRRRREMEHHVLSKSHSIGSSSSLVELNNYHEKFPGSPMRSPPRFSMSPKLNSVTSVHLNLSQIAKATQNFSSSMKIGEGGFGNVYKALLTNGQIVAVKQAKQEVFDALKTEFTSEIELLAKVEHRNLVKLLGYVNQGREHLIIMEYVPNGNLREHLDGLRGKSLDFNQRLQIAIDVAHALIFLHLYSERQIIHRDVKSSNILLTDSKMAKVADFGFARLGANPDSNTTHIVTQVRGTMGYLDPEYMRTHKLTPKSDVFSFGILLVEILTGRRPIEPKKPDDEIITVRWAFNNCNEGKVMQLVDPLMKETIEEDVLERLFGLAFECAAPTRSDRPDMEVVGERLWGIRMDYLRKGGKG from the exons ATGGTGAAAGAAGTTTGTTTCTGCATTTTGTTGTTGGCGCTACTGCCAGCAATCCTTGCCCACGGTTCTAAACAATCAACGACGACTTATCGCATTAGTCGGTTTGCCTGTTCAAACTTGAAATGTTATTATCATTTGATCGATAAAG ATAGGTCTAATCGGAAACTTTTGGGAGATGTCAGCAGTAAAGATGATCATAAGTCATCATCGTCTTCTCCAAGGAACTTGACAATGGCAGCATCTGGAGTTTTGATTCTCTGCTGTGGTTTTCTATGTCCATGTTTCTGGAGAAGACGGAGAGAAATGGAACACCATGTTTTATCAAAGAGTCATTCAA TTGGTTCATCATCTTCCTTGGTGGAACTGAATAATTACCATGAAAAGTTTCCTGGCAGTCCTATGCGAAGTCCTCCGAGGTTTTCAATGTCGCCGAAGCTGAATAGTGTAACTTCAGTTCATCTGAATTTGAGTCAGATTGCTAAAGCAACACAGAATTTCTCATCATCaatgaagataggagaaggtgGTTTTGGAAATGTGTATAAAGCATTGTTGACAAATGGCCAGATTGTTGCAGTAAAACAAGCCAAACAA GAAGTTTTTGATGCCTTAAAGACTGAATTCACCAGTGAAATTGAACTTTTGGCGAAAGTTGAACACAGAAATCTAGTGAAGTTGCTGGGTTATGTAAATCAAGGAAGAGAACATCTTATCATTATGGAGTATGTGCCTAATGGAAATCTTAGAGAACATTTAGATG GTCTGCGGGGCAAAAGTTTGGACTTTAATCAACGGCTGCAGATCGCAATTGATGTTGCTCATGCATTGATTTTTCTCCATCTATATTCAG AAAGACAAATTATTCATCGGGACGTGAAGTCATCAAACATCCTCTTAACAGATAGCAAGATGGCTAAGGTGGCAGATTTCGGGTTCGCTAGACTTGGTGCAAACCCTGATTCCAACACAACGCACATCGTGACTCAAGTTAGAGGAACAATGGGTTATCTCGATCCCGAATACATGAGGACCCACAAACTTACCCCGAAAAGTGATGTCTTTTCTTTCGGTATCTTACTTGTGGAAATCTTGACTGGACGAAGACCCATTGAACCGAAGAAACCTGATGATGAGATTATAACCGTTAGATGG GCATTTAATAATTGCAATGAAGGGAAAGTAATGCAGTTAGTAGATCCTTTGATGAAAGAAACAATTGAAGAAGATGTTCTTGAGAGATTGTTTGGTTTGGCGTTTGAATGTGCAGCTCCAACTAGGTCTGATAGACCGGATATGGAAGTTGTTGGGGAACGGTTGTGGGGAATAAGGATGGATTATCTAAGGAAAGGAGGAAAGGGGTAA
- the LOC124913268 gene encoding uncharacterized protein DDB_G0286299-like, protein MLIGLLEERKVNWAKAVFSNLIDMVEPDSNRSWGYTVPLGKIFLHLNLDIGPGVAVAERCLIRSRQFLERKQSAPSSTEGRKKKATKKAAPAKAKAERKGKEKVTSSEPPQQTEDEESASFSERTDTEKTEDDRTVNEADNPAQSPNDAEPNTNSETTEGGEEGGEEGDKEAGNEDGDKEKEEAEKEEADRISRKLLQDVKKRAESIEELYLEWNDHRYGTPYREILPGHTDEECIQRLEEVEDMLMNLTNSNTLQEVQYRTCLLKPKVQLRKLATCIQKITEELEGLGQEDTVAPRVLARLEKAKGELTQEIERLEAICSRMKIPVYTPPQIDTFPKHCPTPPQENAASKVSDERADPNLTRQSPPPEPEVPASDFTKEWVEDRLQKLEASTSELIDNRIQEFEDSAVQPFKDISNIIFDSAIKFTDATRCLLERNQERFSEIGEDLREEAVLRSKCVQRTAILEDLTSDLKKDFDRLERETDQRLTSMNDDLVGTTLDRVSELEKTNVGLVTELKALSEQVAELLRVKLFLHAVDPIWIK, encoded by the exons atgctgATCGGTCTATTGGAGGAACGAAAGGTTAACTGGGCAAAGGCGGTGTTCAGCAACTTAATAGATATGGTGGAAccggattcaaaccggtcgtggggatacacCGTTCCTCtaggtaagatcttccttcacctCAATCTcgacatcggtcccggcgtcgcTGTCGCAGAACGATGCCTCATCAGATCGAGGCAATTCCTAGAAAGGAAGCAGTCGGCCCCCAGTTCCACAGaaggccgaaagaagaaagccacCAAGAAAGCTGCCCCAGCCAAAGCAAAGGCTGAAAGAAAAGGAAAGGAGAAAGTAACCTCCTCGGAACCGCCGCAgcaaacagaagatgaggagtcgGCTTCCTTCTCTGAGAGAACCGATACGGAGAAGACCgaggatgatagaacggtcaatgaaGCCGACAATCCGGCCCAGAGCCCCAATGATGCCGAACCAAACACCAACTCTGAGACAACCGAAGGTGGAGAAGAGGGTGGAGAAGAAGGTGATAAAGAAGCCGGTAATGAGGACGGCGACAAAGAGAAGGAGGAGGCCGAAAAAGAAGAGGCCGATAGGATATCTCGGAAACTCCTTCAGGACGTCAAAAAGCGAGCCGAGTCAATTGAAGAACTCTACCTGGAATGGAACGATCACCGGTACGGCACACCGTATAGAGAAATTCTACCGGGCCACACAGACGAGGAGTGCATCCAAAGATTGGAGGAGGTAGAAGATATGCTCATGAACCTTACAAACTCCAACACACTCCAAGAGGTACAATACCGAACCTGCCTCTTAAAACCGAAGGTCCAACTACGGAAGCTAGCAACATGCATCCAGAAAATTACGGAGGAGCTCGAAGGGTTGGGACAGGAAGACACCGTGGCGCCGCGGGTGTTagcaaggcttgaaaaagccaaaggggaACTTACTCAAGAAATCGAACGGCTAGAGGCCATATGCAGCCGGATGaaaataccggtctatactCCTCCCCAGATCGATACGTTTCCGAAACACTGCCCAACACCTCCACAGGAGAATGCGGCATCCAAAGTTTCCGATGAAAGAGCCGACCCCAACCTCACCAGGCAATCCCCTCCTCCAGAACCGGAAGTCCCCGCTTCAGACTTTAcgaaagaatgggttgaggaccgtcttcaaaagcttgaagccTCCACATCAGAACTGATTGATAACCGCATTCAGGAGTTTGAAGACTCCGCGGTTCAGCCGTTCAAGGATATATCCAACATAATATTTGATTCGGCCATCAAGTTCACCGATGCCACAAGGTGTCTTCTGGAAAGAAATCAGGAACGGTTCTCAGAAATCGGCGAAGATCTGCGGGAAGAGGCGGTTCTGCGCAGTAAATGTGTTCAGCGAACTGCAATTCTGGAAGACTTGACCTCCGATTTAAAGAAAGACTTcgaccggcttgaaagagaaACCGATCAACGGTTGACATCAATGAATGATGACCTGGTGGGCACAACACTCGatcgggtctccgaactcgagaagacaaATGTGGGTCTCGTGACCGAACTAAAGGCGCTCTCTGAACAGGTTGCCGAATTGCTAAGAGTGAAG CTCTTCTTACATGCcgttgatccaatctggatcaagtaG
- the LOC124912322 gene encoding calmodulin-binding receptor-like cytoplasmic kinase 3 isoform X2, protein MVKEVCFCILLLALLPAILAHGSKQSTTTYRINRSNRKLLGDVSSKDDHKSSSSSPRNLTMAASGVLILCCGFLCPCFWRRRREMEHHVLSKSHSIGSSSSLVELNNYHEKFPGSPMRSPPRFSMSPKLNSVTSVHLNLSQIAKATQNFSSSMKIGEGGFGNVYKALLTNGQIVAVKQAKQEVFDALKTEFTSEIELLAKVEHRNLVKLLGYVNQGREHLIIMEYVPNGNLREHLDGLRGKSLDFNQRLQIAIDVAHALIFLHLYSERQIIHRDVKSSNILLTDSKMAKVADFGFARLGANPDSNTTHIVTQVRGTMGYLDPEYMRTHKLTPKSDVFSFGILLVEILTGRRPIEPKKPDDEIITVRWAFNNCNEGKVMQLVDPLMKETIEEDVLERLFGLAFECAAPTRSDRPDMEVVGERLWGIRMDYLRKGGKG, encoded by the exons ATGGTGAAAGAAGTTTGTTTCTGCATTTTGTTGTTGGCGCTACTGCCAGCAATCCTTGCCCACGGTTCTAAACAATCAACGACGACTTATCGCATTA ATAGGTCTAATCGGAAACTTTTGGGAGATGTCAGCAGTAAAGATGATCATAAGTCATCATCGTCTTCTCCAAGGAACTTGACAATGGCAGCATCTGGAGTTTTGATTCTCTGCTGTGGTTTTCTATGTCCATGTTTCTGGAGAAGACGGAGAGAAATGGAACACCATGTTTTATCAAAGAGTCATTCAA TTGGTTCATCATCTTCCTTGGTGGAACTGAATAATTACCATGAAAAGTTTCCTGGCAGTCCTATGCGAAGTCCTCCGAGGTTTTCAATGTCGCCGAAGCTGAATAGTGTAACTTCAGTTCATCTGAATTTGAGTCAGATTGCTAAAGCAACACAGAATTTCTCATCATCaatgaagataggagaaggtgGTTTTGGAAATGTGTATAAAGCATTGTTGACAAATGGCCAGATTGTTGCAGTAAAACAAGCCAAACAA GAAGTTTTTGATGCCTTAAAGACTGAATTCACCAGTGAAATTGAACTTTTGGCGAAAGTTGAACACAGAAATCTAGTGAAGTTGCTGGGTTATGTAAATCAAGGAAGAGAACATCTTATCATTATGGAGTATGTGCCTAATGGAAATCTTAGAGAACATTTAGATG GTCTGCGGGGCAAAAGTTTGGACTTTAATCAACGGCTGCAGATCGCAATTGATGTTGCTCATGCATTGATTTTTCTCCATCTATATTCAG AAAGACAAATTATTCATCGGGACGTGAAGTCATCAAACATCCTCTTAACAGATAGCAAGATGGCTAAGGTGGCAGATTTCGGGTTCGCTAGACTTGGTGCAAACCCTGATTCCAACACAACGCACATCGTGACTCAAGTTAGAGGAACAATGGGTTATCTCGATCCCGAATACATGAGGACCCACAAACTTACCCCGAAAAGTGATGTCTTTTCTTTCGGTATCTTACTTGTGGAAATCTTGACTGGACGAAGACCCATTGAACCGAAGAAACCTGATGATGAGATTATAACCGTTAGATGG GCATTTAATAATTGCAATGAAGGGAAAGTAATGCAGTTAGTAGATCCTTTGATGAAAGAAACAATTGAAGAAGATGTTCTTGAGAGATTGTTTGGTTTGGCGTTTGAATGTGCAGCTCCAACTAGGTCTGATAGACCGGATATGGAAGTTGTTGGGGAACGGTTGTGGGGAATAAGGATGGATTATCTAAGGAAAGGAGGAAAGGGGTAA